A window from Fibrobacter sp. UWB11 encodes these proteins:
- the recQ gene encoding DNA helicase RecQ, giving the protein MPTAHEILKSVFGYDSFRPMQEEIINHVVARNDALVLMPTGGGKSICYQIPALIFDGITVVISPLISLMKDQVDALNANGIGADALNSNNEEGENAAIRQRCKAGQTKILYISPERLQREIPWMQQHLNVSLFAIDEAHCISQWGHDFRPEYTQLGELHQAFPSATVMALTATADKLTKEDIVRQLNLRDFRLFVSSFDRPNLSLDVRRGYSSAEKLKAILSIISKHKHESGIIYCLSRKSTEKVADELINAGVYAKAYHAGLTAEERNNVQEDFINDNVDVVCATIAFGMGIDKSNVRYVIHYNLPKSIESFYQEIGRAGRDGLPSETVLFYNFQDIITLRKFVNESGQRDINSEKLDRMQEYAESQVCRRRILLNYFGENNNSNCGNCDICKHPPQRFNGTILVQKALSAIKRTGEHIGFSMTADILKGTLSDEIVQKGYDKLKTFGVGAKTTLKHWHDYMLQMLQLGYIEIAYNENNHLKITESGNEVLFGKKTAELAIAAKAEAKEDAKPRSSRGAFSRASASNKRATFTSSDSDENNSLFEALRKVRRQIAEENNWPAYVVLSDRTLKDLAYKAPISINELQDVFGFGEMKIRKFGQQFVDAICDYMRQ; this is encoded by the coding sequence ATGCCCACCGCTCACGAAATTCTAAAATCCGTCTTTGGCTACGATTCCTTCCGCCCCATGCAGGAAGAGATTATCAACCACGTTGTCGCACGCAACGACGCTCTGGTTTTAATGCCCACTGGTGGCGGAAAGTCCATTTGCTACCAGATTCCTGCATTGATTTTCGATGGAATTACTGTCGTTATTTCGCCGTTGATTTCACTGATGAAAGACCAGGTGGACGCGCTGAATGCGAACGGCATCGGAGCAGATGCGCTCAACAGCAACAACGAAGAAGGCGAAAATGCGGCCATCCGACAGCGTTGTAAAGCGGGCCAGACCAAGATTCTCTACATCTCGCCGGAGCGTTTGCAACGAGAAATTCCGTGGATGCAACAGCACTTGAATGTTTCGCTGTTCGCTATCGACGAGGCGCATTGCATTTCGCAATGGGGGCACGATTTCCGCCCGGAATACACGCAGCTCGGCGAGCTGCACCAGGCGTTCCCGAGCGCAACAGTCATGGCGTTGACGGCAACAGCAGACAAACTCACAAAAGAAGATATTGTCCGGCAGTTGAACTTGCGAGATTTTAGACTTTTCGTGAGTTCGTTCGACCGCCCGAATCTGAGTCTCGATGTACGGCGCGGTTATTCCTCAGCCGAAAAGCTGAAGGCGATTTTGTCCATTATTTCAAAGCACAAGCACGAATCGGGAATCATCTACTGCCTTTCGCGTAAGAGCACCGAGAAAGTCGCCGACGAGCTCATCAACGCAGGCGTTTACGCAAAGGCATACCATGCGGGGCTAACCGCCGAAGAACGCAACAACGTGCAAGAGGATTTCATCAATGACAACGTCGATGTCGTGTGCGCGACAATCGCATTCGGCATGGGCATCGACAAGAGCAACGTCCGTTACGTCATCCATTACAATCTCCCCAAGAGCATCGAGAGTTTTTATCAAGAAATCGGGCGCGCGGGCCGTGACGGCCTCCCCTCCGAGACGGTGCTGTTCTACAATTTCCAGGACATCATCACACTCCGCAAATTTGTAAACGAAAGCGGCCAACGAGATATCAACTCCGAAAAGCTCGACCGCATGCAGGAATACGCCGAATCGCAAGTTTGCCGTCGTCGCATTCTGCTAAACTACTTCGGCGAAAACAACAATAGCAACTGCGGGAATTGCGACATTTGCAAGCACCCGCCACAGCGTTTCAACGGCACGATTCTCGTGCAAAAAGCGCTCTCGGCCATCAAACGTACCGGCGAGCATATCGGCTTTTCAATGACCGCCGACATTCTCAAGGGTACTCTCAGCGACGAAATCGTCCAAAAGGGTTACGACAAGCTCAAGACATTCGGTGTGGGGGCCAAGACAACGCTCAAGCACTGGCACGATTACATGCTACAGATGTTGCAACTCGGCTACATCGAAATCGCCTACAACGAAAACAACCACCTTAAAATTACCGAAAGCGGTAACGAAGTTCTCTTCGGGAAAAAGACGGCGGAACTTGCCATCGCAGCAAAAGCAGAAGCAAAAGAAGACGCAAAACCAAGAAGCAGTCGCGGCGCATTTTCGCGCGCATCTGCCAGCAACAAGCGCGCAACATTTACGAGCTCAGACTCCGACGAAAACAATTCCCTGTTCGAAGCTCTGCGAAAAGTCCGTAGGCAAATCGCCGAAGAAAACAACTGGCCCGCCTACGTTGTACTTTCCGACCGTACGCTAAAAGACCTCGCCTACAAGGCGCCCATTTCCATAAACGAACTGCAAGATGTATTTGGCTTTGGCGAAATGAAAATCCGAAAATTCGGGCAGCAATTTGTAGACGCCATCTGCGATTACATGAGACAATAA
- a CDS encoding phenylacetate--CoA ligase family protein: MRSTAWNDEENKVLPEMALDFMPEEKLRELQLQRLRATVKLAYEKVPLFHERMVEKGVKPEDIKTLKDIVKIPFSMKKDLRDTYPYGLFAVDMSEVVRLHASSGTTGKPIVVGYTKEDMEVWAQVVKRGLLACGFRSTDIVQNFYGYGLFTGGLGIHGGFEALGATVVPISGGNTERQVMLMKDFGVTAVGGTPSYFVRIIDVAEKMGVDISKLNVKRGIFGAEPWSDGMRDYIEEKTGIKAYDIYGLSEIVGPGVGCECECRDGIHIFEDHFYPEIVDPETLEPLPDGEEGELVISTLSKRAMPILRYRTRDITAIEKTKCACGRTIRRIRRIGRRSDDMIIMRGVNVFPSQIETALLRAEKALPHYQIVLDTKNNMDTLEVKVEVSRDMVSDSMSDMEQLSKKFKHSIEQILGISVIVTLCEPDSLPRSEGKAKRVIDNRKKI; the protein is encoded by the coding sequence ATGCGATCTACAGCTTGGAACGACGAAGAAAACAAAGTCTTGCCCGAAATGGCTCTTGACTTTATGCCCGAAGAAAAATTGCGCGAATTGCAGTTGCAGCGTCTGCGCGCAACCGTGAAACTCGCCTACGAAAAGGTTCCGCTGTTCCACGAACGCATGGTCGAAAAGGGAGTCAAGCCCGAAGACATCAAGACATTGAAGGATATCGTAAAGATTCCGTTCTCCATGAAGAAGGACCTTCGCGACACTTATCCGTATGGCCTTTTCGCAGTCGACATGAGCGAAGTCGTGCGCCTGCATGCAAGCTCCGGCACCACCGGTAAGCCGATTGTCGTCGGCTACACCAAGGAAGACATGGAAGTCTGGGCTCAGGTCGTGAAGCGCGGCCTCCTCGCTTGTGGTTTCCGCAGTACAGACATTGTACAGAACTTCTACGGCTATGGCCTCTTTACGGGCGGCCTTGGCATTCACGGCGGTTTCGAAGCCCTCGGTGCAACAGTCGTGCCGATTAGCGGCGGCAATACCGAACGCCAGGTGATGCTCATGAAGGACTTCGGCGTTACGGCCGTGGGCGGCACCCCGAGTTATTTTGTCCGCATCATCGACGTTGCCGAAAAGATGGGCGTCGACATTTCCAAGCTCAATGTGAAGCGCGGCATCTTCGGTGCAGAACCGTGGAGCGATGGTATGCGCGACTACATCGAAGAAAAGACGGGCATCAAGGCTTACGACATTTACGGCCTTTCTGAAATTGTCGGCCCGGGTGTGGGTTGCGAATGCGAATGCCGCGACGGCATCCACATTTTCGAAGACCACTTCTACCCCGAAATCGTGGATCCGGAAACGCTTGAACCGCTTCCGGACGGCGAGGAAGGCGAACTCGTCATCAGCACGCTCAGCAAGCGCGCTATGCCGATCCTCCGCTACCGCACCCGCGACATCACAGCTATTGAAAAGACCAAGTGCGCCTGCGGCCGTACCATCCGCCGTATCCGCCGCATCGGCCGCCGCAGCGACGACATGATCATCATGCGTGGCGTGAACGTGTTCCCGAGCCAGATCGAAACGGCCCTCCTCCGCGCCGAAAAGGCCTTGCCGCATTACCAGATTGTGCTCGATACCAAGAACAACATGGATACGCTCGAAGTCAAGGTCGAAGTTTCTCGCGACATGGTGAGCGACTCCATGAGCGATATGGAACAGCTCTCCAAGAAGTTCAAGCATTCCATCGAACAGATTCTCGGCATTTCTGTGATTGTCACGCTCTGCGAACCGGATTCCTTGCCGCGTAGCGAAGGCAAGGCCAAGCGCGTTATCGATAACAGAAAGAAGATTTAA
- a CDS encoding outer membrane protein assembly factor: MVENKINKIHVEGTHHMDERSVLGRIGIRTGQSFSPSTLSEKVQNSVSTLYASGLFDDVTAWVDYVNEDDSYVDLVFKVKELPALDTAILDGCDEVSEDDLRLKIHMIPGQVYSKAQLERTRQALLEHYRSEGFLLAEVGIREEPIDEYQNKVTFVIREGSKVRIRGVEVKGNDHVPVEEITEHMLSKENQWWGGGEFKENIFEADRDTVLNVFRHFGFLDAELNDYHAEYLPDSTCLFYLGRMVPVGERLAPLYSQLNEALADSSSALYKIAGKPTMEVTHYYRNMRKASDKYPLARRLSQVKDEEGAWKILNDIIRYESARNEWLGLVKNQKWNNPKIDSLLNIKKRSAYESKLLVRYMLEDMIPALNKYDNIKTSSDILVHIDVTEGRRYYMGGLHFTGNEVQSDAMLGYVFRLDSGAVFDQYLYEASRKALLDSYREDGYLFAQFDEERTFENDSVVNLTYKMNEGLPAQIHKVHVRGNTKTNEKVIRREVRLYPGDTYRQSALERSFRDIMQLNYFDMVVPDIKVVGEQEVDLDFAVQEKQAGTGQFSLGVSYSESDGFVGTASISIPNCCMGDGQQAALNLEYGADKKSATLSFTEPWFLDKPITLGASLSYSWWNMEDYDDHDITRYGGNIFVGKRLKWPDDYFYGQIGYGWLMNDQGPNIPNSYVVYTGKESAFNFRIQRDDKNLPQFPTEGSRYVLDVQWANKYFGSDFEFIKADLSIKWWFPLFRDRLSIALTNEYGVIFGDKLQHRTLYRMGGVLGYDGMLRGYSSGSIGNSRLGRSYQYVGAELQLALVPQTFYLLPFFFDAGNVFGDRIDTDQRIDKPKKNPLSEWDPTKLKKDIGFGFRVVVPMLGIIGFDFAWPLDPGEIYNTGTQYGKVGDMEFNFVIGQAF; the protein is encoded by the coding sequence ATGGTTGAGAATAAGATCAACAAGATTCATGTTGAAGGTACTCATCACATGGATGAACGCTCGGTTCTTGGGCGTATTGGAATCCGTACGGGGCAGAGTTTTTCTCCGTCTACGCTTTCTGAAAAGGTCCAGAACTCGGTGAGCACGCTTTATGCTTCCGGTTTGTTTGACGATGTGACTGCATGGGTGGACTACGTTAACGAAGACGATTCCTATGTGGACTTAGTGTTCAAGGTCAAGGAGCTCCCGGCTCTTGATACGGCTATTTTGGATGGTTGCGATGAAGTTTCCGAAGACGACCTCCGTCTGAAAATTCACATGATTCCGGGGCAGGTATACAGCAAGGCTCAATTGGAACGTACGCGCCAGGCTTTGCTTGAACATTACCGCTCGGAAGGATTCCTCCTTGCAGAAGTGGGTATCCGCGAAGAACCGATTGATGAATACCAGAACAAGGTGACTTTTGTCATTCGCGAAGGCTCCAAGGTACGTATCCGTGGTGTCGAAGTGAAGGGCAATGACCATGTGCCGGTCGAAGAAATCACGGAACACATGCTCTCGAAGGAAAACCAATGGTGGGGCGGTGGCGAATTTAAAGAAAACATCTTTGAAGCCGACCGCGATACCGTGCTGAACGTATTCCGCCATTTCGGTTTCTTGGATGCAGAACTGAACGATTACCATGCAGAGTACCTCCCGGATTCTACGTGCTTGTTCTACCTTGGACGCATGGTGCCGGTTGGGGAACGCCTCGCTCCGCTCTACTCGCAGTTGAACGAAGCCTTGGCTGATTCGTCGAGCGCGCTTTACAAGATTGCCGGCAAGCCGACGATGGAAGTAACGCACTATTATAGGAACATGCGCAAGGCTAGCGACAAGTATCCGCTTGCAAGGCGTTTGTCGCAGGTCAAGGACGAAGAAGGTGCCTGGAAGATTCTGAACGACATTATCCGCTACGAATCGGCGCGTAATGAATGGCTTGGCTTGGTGAAAAACCAGAAGTGGAATAACCCGAAGATTGATTCCCTCCTGAACATCAAGAAGCGTTCCGCTTACGAAAGCAAGCTCCTTGTGCGCTACATGCTCGAAGACATGATTCCGGCACTCAACAAGTACGATAACATCAAGACTTCTAGCGATATTCTTGTGCATATCGACGTGACCGAAGGTCGTCGCTATTACATGGGCGGTCTCCACTTTACAGGTAACGAAGTCCAGAGCGATGCTATGCTTGGCTACGTGTTCCGTTTGGATAGCGGTGCCGTGTTTGACCAGTACCTTTACGAAGCTTCCCGCAAGGCCTTGCTTGACTCCTACCGCGAAGACGGTTACCTCTTTGCTCAGTTCGACGAAGAAAGAACGTTCGAAAACGATTCTGTCGTGAACCTCACCTATAAGATGAATGAAGGTTTGCCGGCCCAGATCCATAAGGTTCATGTGCGTGGCAATACCAAGACAAACGAAAAGGTGATTCGCCGCGAAGTGCGTTTGTATCCGGGCGATACTTACCGCCAGTCGGCTTTGGAACGTAGCTTCCGCGATATCATGCAACTCAACTACTTTGACATGGTCGTTCCCGACATCAAGGTCGTTGGCGAACAGGAAGTGGATTTGGACTTTGCTGTTCAGGAAAAGCAGGCCGGTACGGGTCAGTTCAGCTTGGGCGTTTCTTATAGCGAAAGCGATGGCTTTGTCGGTACGGCAAGTATTTCCATCCCGAACTGCTGTATGGGCGATGGCCAGCAGGCAGCCCTTAACCTTGAATATGGTGCCGACAAAAAGAGCGCAACGCTTAGCTTTACGGAACCGTGGTTCCTCGACAAGCCGATTACGCTTGGTGCAAGCCTCAGCTATTCTTGGTGGAATATGGAAGACTATGACGACCATGACATTACTCGTTATGGTGGTAACATCTTCGTGGGTAAGCGCCTCAAGTGGCCGGATGACTACTTCTACGGCCAGATTGGTTACGGCTGGCTCATGAACGATCAGGGTCCGAATATCCCCAATAGCTATGTGGTCTATACGGGTAAGGAATCTGCGTTCAACTTCCGCATCCAGCGTGACGACAAGAACTTGCCGCAGTTCCCGACTGAAGGTTCTCGCTACGTGCTTGACGTGCAGTGGGCCAACAAGTACTTTGGTAGTGACTTTGAATTCATAAAGGCCGACCTCTCTATCAAGTGGTGGTTCCCGCTCTTCCGCGACCGCCTGTCGATTGCCCTTACAAACGAATACGGCGTAATCTTTGGCGACAAGCTGCAACATCGCACCTTGTATAGAATGGGTGGTGTGCTTGGCTACGACGGTATGCTCCGTGGTTATAGCTCAGGTTCTATCGGTAACAGCCGTTTGGGCCGCAGCTACCAGTACGTTGGTGCTGAACTTCAGCTTGCCCTTGTGCCGCAGACTTTCTACCTCTTGCCGTTCTTCTTTGATGCCGGTAACGTGTTCGGTGATCGCATTGATACGGACCAGAGAATCGATAAGCCGAAGAAGAACCCGCTCAGTGAATGGGATCCGACGAAACTCAAGAAGGATATTGGCTTTGGTTTCCGCGTTGTGGTGCCGATGCTCGGTATTATCGGTTTCGACTTTGCTTGGCCGCTTGACCCGGGTGAAATTTATAACACGGGTACGCAGTACGGCAAGGTGGGCGATATGGAATTCAACTTTGTCATTGGTCAGGCTTTCTAA
- a CDS encoding DUF262 domain-containing protein: MSSREKENTIEQPKMMSVNDVFNNVEYVVPIYQRNYAWGKDQIDRLIQDIRDVLPDAESYYLGSLIVNQSGPNRYEVIDGQQRLTTLYLMSLYLDKQLKEKNISCRISVPEGTLTFEAREKSNDTFKRIKNGSDEKEWSSEELINGFKIIEDFFKSNFKENEDYIDFVEKLKKVKIVRVQVPKGIDLNHYFEIMNTRGEQLEPHEIAKARIISVINKNQKEIAAKIWDACALMESYVQMNFDTESRKNLFGENWKELLCDSFDSATELLTKENIQNNSKKIDNEENDPPFFILSDFLQANAPLKDEKKKTEREEQERFESIISFPNFLLQVNSAISNSGEEGLDDKHFLKILEHNWASEKEAKHFIFMMLKCRYLFDKYIIKREYYKDYQEEGRWMLQGIKSYKDESRNNALKPQYYGTYNGDFADKETADTDATRKIRTLEACLRITYTSPKMMHWITITLRNLLDNENSNLVDILEKYCREKVRDSNYQIAKGFQIERIVFTFLDYLLWRDCYSIDGQKVDIPSNYQYQYRTSIEHFFPQHPAEMAKWEDNDLNSFGNLALITTSGNSRFSNIDPIGKIKSYNSIIKQSPKLMVMEQMTKKNNEWTIDLAQKHNQEMLSLLEKEIARSTSPISK, translated from the coding sequence ATGTCTAGTCGAGAAAAAGAAAATACAATTGAACAACCCAAAATGATGAGCGTTAACGATGTATTTAACAATGTTGAATATGTGGTTCCAATTTATCAAAGAAATTATGCTTGGGGAAAAGATCAAATAGATCGATTAATCCAAGATATCAGGGATGTATTACCGGATGCCGAATCATACTATTTAGGAAGCCTTATCGTGAATCAATCCGGTCCAAACCGCTATGAGGTGATTGACGGACAACAGCGATTAACCACACTTTATTTGATGTCTTTATATTTAGACAAGCAACTTAAAGAAAAAAATATTTCTTGTCGAATATCAGTTCCTGAAGGGACCCTAACATTTGAAGCTCGTGAAAAATCAAATGATACATTTAAACGAATAAAAAACGGATCAGACGAAAAAGAATGGTCTTCAGAAGAATTAATTAACGGATTTAAAATCATTGAAGATTTCTTTAAATCAAATTTTAAGGAAAACGAAGATTACATAGACTTTGTAGAAAAGCTCAAAAAGGTTAAAATAGTCCGAGTTCAAGTTCCCAAAGGAATCGATTTAAACCACTATTTTGAAATAATGAACACTAGAGGTGAGCAACTAGAACCTCACGAAATTGCAAAAGCAAGAATCATCAGCGTTATAAATAAGAATCAAAAAGAAATCGCTGCTAAAATTTGGGATGCATGCGCTCTAATGGAATCGTATGTACAGATGAATTTTGATACGGAATCCCGAAAGAATCTTTTTGGCGAAAATTGGAAAGAATTACTTTGCGACTCATTCGATAGCGCTACAGAATTACTCACCAAAGAAAATATACAGAATAATTCGAAAAAAATTGATAATGAAGAAAATGATCCACCTTTTTTCATTTTAAGTGATTTTTTGCAAGCCAACGCTCCTCTTAAAGACGAAAAAAAGAAGACAGAAAGAGAAGAACAAGAACGATTTGAATCAATCATTTCATTCCCAAACTTTTTATTGCAAGTTAATTCTGCAATTTCTAATAGCGGCGAGGAAGGGCTAGACGACAAGCACTTCCTTAAGATTCTTGAGCACAATTGGGCTTCTGAAAAAGAGGCCAAGCATTTCATCTTTATGATGTTGAAGTGTCGCTATTTATTCGACAAATACATTATTAAGCGAGAATACTACAAGGACTATCAAGAAGAAGGAAGATGGATGTTGCAAGGGATAAAGTCTTATAAAGACGAATCCCGAAACAACGCCTTAAAGCCGCAGTATTACGGCACATATAATGGAGATTTCGCCGATAAAGAAACAGCAGACACTGATGCAACCCGAAAAATCCGCACTTTAGAGGCGTGTTTAAGGATTACATACACATCTCCGAAAATGATGCATTGGATAACAATCACATTGCGGAATTTATTGGACAATGAGAATTCAAATTTAGTAGATATTCTTGAAAAATATTGTCGAGAAAAAGTTCGTGATAGTAATTATCAAATTGCAAAAGGATTCCAAATTGAACGAATCGTATTTACCTTTTTGGATTACTTGCTTTGGCGAGATTGCTATTCGATAGATGGTCAAAAAGTTGATATTCCCAGCAATTACCAATATCAGTACAGAACCTCAATAGAACATTTTTTCCCACAGCACCCCGCTGAAATGGCGAAATGGGAAGATAATGATTTGAATTCCTTTGGAAATCTGGCCTTAATAACAACATCAGGCAATTCTAGATTTTCAAATATCGATCCTATTGGAAAAATAAAGAGCTATAACAGTATTATTAAGCAAAGTCCTAAATTAATGGTAATGGAACAAATGACCAAAAAGAATAATGAATGGACTATCGATTTGGCCCAAAAGCATAACCAAGAAATGTTAAGCCTATTAGAAAAAGAAATCGCCCGAAGCACTTCGCCTATTTCAAAATAA
- a CDS encoding ACT domain-containing protein, giving the protein MKIPQVSVFVQNRPGRLQAVCRSLADAGINLLSLTLADSGEFGLIRLIVNEAEKAVDVLAKAGLSATVTDVVACPVADKVGGLADLLDVLGDLQIDYMYAYPSECATATNIMILRFSDTEKALKVLAEKNFKTLSTQEMLG; this is encoded by the coding sequence ATGAAGATACCACAGGTTTCAGTTTTTGTCCAGAACCGTCCGGGTCGTCTCCAGGCAGTTTGCCGTTCGCTCGCCGACGCAGGCATCAACCTTCTCTCGCTCACGCTCGCCGACTCCGGTGAATTCGGCCTTATCCGCCTGATTGTGAACGAAGCAGAAAAGGCTGTTGATGTTCTTGCCAAGGCAGGCCTCAGCGCAACCGTTACCGACGTTGTCGCATGCCCTGTTGCAGACAAGGTAGGCGGCCTTGCCGACCTTCTCGATGTTCTTGGCGATTTGCAGATTGACTACATGTATGCATATCCGTCTGAATGTGCAACAGCAACGAACATCATGATTCTACGCTTTAGCGATACCGAAAAAGCGCTCAAGGTCTTGGCAGAAAAGAACTTCAAGACTCTCAGCACACAAGAAATGCTCGGATAA
- a CDS encoding OmpH family outer membrane protein: MIRKLIVLLSVVFACASFAEDGLRIAHVDSKIIFDGYKGTKKAQEEYDRQVAKWEQQANLLQKELAAIKERLDKQVLMLSDEKKRELEAEYNKKDTELKSFIDRVYGRNGELITENEKVSAPIIQLIRKAVNEIALQEGYDMVVDRATGAVLFWKKENDLTNKVLNYLNNR, from the coding sequence ATGATTCGTAAGTTGATAGTTTTACTTTCGGTTGTGTTTGCATGTGCAAGCTTTGCCGAAGACGGTCTTCGCATTGCTCATGTGGATTCAAAGATTATCTTTGACGGATACAAGGGCACCAAGAAGGCTCAAGAAGAATACGACCGTCAAGTGGCAAAGTGGGAGCAGCAGGCCAACCTTTTGCAGAAGGAACTAGCTGCTATCAAGGAACGTTTGGACAAACAGGTCTTGATGCTTTCTGATGAAAAGAAGCGCGAACTTGAAGCCGAATACAACAAGAAGGATACGGAACTCAAGTCGTTCATCGACCGCGTCTACGGACGTAACGGCGAACTTATCACCGAAAACGAAAAGGTGAGCGCTCCGATTATCCAGCTTATCCGCAAGGCTGTGAACGAAATTGCACTCCAGGAAGGCTATGACATGGTTGTAGACCGCGCTACCGGTGCCGTGCTTTTCTGGAAAAAAGAAAACGATCTTACGAATAAAGTGCTGAACTATTTGAATAATAGATAG
- a CDS encoding helix-turn-helix domain-containing protein: MYKKHTKEEWVRVLEMFQEGYSTIAISRMTGIDRRELQHRCRQYEMTGFWNTERKTNIRPSAELKRSVILAAEQQSLSLDEITVKYGISRSCFQTWLKKFRHGGYEELLATKPKGRAPKMSKPKKRRKEPSEVERLREEVAYLKAENAYLKKLQALDQEENAEMFGIGPMSSEN, translated from the coding sequence ATGTATAAGAAACACACAAAAGAAGAATGGGTAAGAGTCTTGGAAATGTTCCAAGAAGGGTATAGCACTATTGCCATCTCAAGAATGACGGGCATAGACAGGCGAGAACTTCAACATCGATGTAGGCAATACGAGATGACTGGTTTCTGGAACACGGAAAGGAAAACGAATATTCGCCCAAGTGCGGAATTAAAAAGGTCTGTCATATTAGCCGCTGAACAACAATCGCTATCTTTGGATGAAATCACTGTCAAATACGGAATAAGCCGCAGTTGTTTTCAAACCTGGCTGAAAAAATTCCGTCATGGCGGCTATGAAGAACTTCTTGCAACAAAGCCCAAAGGGAGGGCGCCGAAGATGTCGAAGCCAAAGAAACGCCGTAAGGAACCGAGCGAAGTTGAACGTTTAAGGGAAGAGGTCGCATACCTGAAGGCGGAGAACGCGTACTTAAAAAAATTGCAGGCCCTAGACCAGGAAGAAAATGCCGAGATGTTCGGTATAGGGCCAATGTCGTCAGAGAATTAA
- a CDS encoding IS3 family transposase: MAGPRPGRKCRDVRYRANVVRELSCEHALKHLLKASGLPRSTYYYNLRKKPDRYAIERKRIKALHAEHRGRYGCKRISTQVRNEGYLINHKTVYRIMKEENLKNVRRRCKYRSYKGEIGKIAPNILNRNFTTTGPNQKWTTDVTQINIGASKCYLSPILDMYNGEIISYTISDRPDLKMVMDMLTKAFAKSRTKSGLVLHSDQGWHYQHASYQKSLRDHEIVQSMSHKGNCLDNAVMENFFGIMKSELLYPNTFNDMDHFKRELRKYIEYYNNDRIKLRLKGMSPVQYRTHNAVLS; this comes from the coding sequence ATTGCAGGCCCTAGACCAGGAAGAAAATGCCGAGATGTTCGGTATAGGGCCAATGTCGTCAGAGAATTAAGCTGCGAGCACGCCCTAAAACATCTCCTGAAGGCAAGCGGTCTGCCCCGCTCCACATACTACTACAATCTCCGCAAAAAACCGGACCGCTATGCAATTGAACGTAAGCGGATCAAGGCCTTGCACGCAGAACATCGCGGCCGATACGGATGCAAGCGCATCAGTACGCAGGTGAGGAACGAAGGGTACTTAATCAACCACAAGACGGTTTACAGAATCATGAAGGAAGAAAACCTGAAGAACGTCCGCAGGCGCTGCAAGTATCGATCTTACAAGGGTGAAATCGGCAAGATCGCACCGAACATACTGAACCGCAACTTCACCACAACTGGGCCAAACCAGAAATGGACTACCGATGTGACACAGATAAACATAGGCGCTAGCAAGTGCTACCTCTCGCCGATACTCGATATGTACAATGGCGAAATCATCAGCTACACCATATCGGACCGTCCCGACTTGAAGATGGTCATGGACATGCTGACAAAGGCCTTCGCCAAGAGTCGTACAAAGAGCGGACTGGTACTGCACTCTGATCAGGGGTGGCACTACCAGCATGCAAGTTACCAGAAATCATTACGAGACCACGAAATCGTCCAAAGCATGAGTCACAAGGGCAACTGCCTAGACAACGCCGTTATGGAAAACTTTTTCGGGATAATGAAATCGGAACTGCTCTATCCAAATACATTCAATGATATGGATCACTTCAAACGGGAACTGAGAAAGTACATCGAGTATTATAACAACGACCGGATAAAACTGCGCCTAAAAGGAATGAGCCCAGTACAATACCGGACTCATAACGCAGTTTTATCCTAA